The Oncorhynchus nerka isolate Pitt River linkage group LG9a, Oner_Uvic_2.0, whole genome shotgun sequence genome has a segment encoding these proteins:
- the siah1 gene encoding E3 ubiquitin-protein ligase Siah1 isoform X2: MDEEMSRQTATALPTGTSKCAPSQRVPTLSGTTASNSDLASLFECPVCFDYVLPPILQCQSGHLVCSNCRPKLTCCPTCRGPLGSIRNLAMEKVANSVLFPCKYASSGCEVTLPHTDKAEHEELCEFRPYSCPCPGASCKWQGSLDAVMPHLMHQHKSITTLQGEDIVFLATDINLPGAVDWVMMQSCFGFHFMLVLEKQEKYDGHQQFFAIVQLIGTRKQAENFAYRLELNGHRRRLTWEATPRSIHEGIATAIMNSDCLVFDTSIAQLFAENGNLGINVTISMC, translated from the exons ATGGACGAAG AAATGAGTCGCCAGACCGCCACAGCGCTGCCCACAGGAACCTCCAAGTGCGCCCCCTCCCAGCGCGTCCCCACCTTGTCCGGCACTACGGCCTCTAACAGCGACCTGGCCAGCCTGTTTGAGTGCCCTGTCTGCTTCGACTATGTGCTGCCCCCCATCCTGCAGTGCCAGAGCGGCCACCTGGTCTGCAGCAACTGCCGGCCCAAGCTCACCTGCTGCCCCACCTGCCGGGGCCCGCTGGGCTCCATCAGGAACCTGGCCATGGAGAAGGTGGCCAACTCTGTGCTCTTCCCCTGCAAGTATGCGTCGTCGGGCTGTGAGGTGACGCTGCCCCACACAGACAAGGCAGAGCACGAGGAGCTGTGTGAGTTCCGGCCGTACTCCTGCCCCTGCCCAGGGGCCTCCTGTAAGTGGCAGGGCTCGTTGGACGCGGTCATGCCCCACCTCATGCACCAGCACAAATCCATCACCACGCTGCAGGGCGAGGACATCGTGTTCCTTGCCACGGACATTAACCTGCCTGGGGCAGTGGACTGGGTCATGATGCAATCCTGCTTCGGATTCCACTTCATGCTGGTCCTGGAGAAGCAGGAGAAGTACGACGGTCACCAGCAGTTCTTTGCCATTGTGCAGCTGATCGGCACGCGGAAGCAGGCAGAAAACTTTGCCTACCGCCTGGAGCTCAACGGGCACCGGCGACGGCTCACCTGGGAGGCCACGCCCCGCTCCATCCATGAGGGCATCGCCACTGCCATTATGAACAGCGACTGCCTAGTGTTTGACACCTCCATCGCGCAGCTGTTCGCTGAGAACGGAAACCTGGGCATCAACGTCACCATATCCATGTGCTGA
- the siah1 gene encoding E3 ubiquitin-protein ligase Siah1 isoform X1, with product MSGRANVQPMNSWKGVLKLFTCIASRTTANKPKELPIFQEKKKALFGNLMDEEMSRQTATALPTGTSKCAPSQRVPTLSGTTASNSDLASLFECPVCFDYVLPPILQCQSGHLVCSNCRPKLTCCPTCRGPLGSIRNLAMEKVANSVLFPCKYASSGCEVTLPHTDKAEHEELCEFRPYSCPCPGASCKWQGSLDAVMPHLMHQHKSITTLQGEDIVFLATDINLPGAVDWVMMQSCFGFHFMLVLEKQEKYDGHQQFFAIVQLIGTRKQAENFAYRLELNGHRRRLTWEATPRSIHEGIATAIMNSDCLVFDTSIAQLFAENGNLGINVTISMC from the exons AGTTACCCATTTTTCAAGAGAAGAAGAAAGCCTTATTTGGGAATCTTATGGACGAAG AAATGAGTCGCCAGACCGCCACAGCGCTGCCCACAGGAACCTCCAAGTGCGCCCCCTCCCAGCGCGTCCCCACCTTGTCCGGCACTACGGCCTCTAACAGCGACCTGGCCAGCCTGTTTGAGTGCCCTGTCTGCTTCGACTATGTGCTGCCCCCCATCCTGCAGTGCCAGAGCGGCCACCTGGTCTGCAGCAACTGCCGGCCCAAGCTCACCTGCTGCCCCACCTGCCGGGGCCCGCTGGGCTCCATCAGGAACCTGGCCATGGAGAAGGTGGCCAACTCTGTGCTCTTCCCCTGCAAGTATGCGTCGTCGGGCTGTGAGGTGACGCTGCCCCACACAGACAAGGCAGAGCACGAGGAGCTGTGTGAGTTCCGGCCGTACTCCTGCCCCTGCCCAGGGGCCTCCTGTAAGTGGCAGGGCTCGTTGGACGCGGTCATGCCCCACCTCATGCACCAGCACAAATCCATCACCACGCTGCAGGGCGAGGACATCGTGTTCCTTGCCACGGACATTAACCTGCCTGGGGCAGTGGACTGGGTCATGATGCAATCCTGCTTCGGATTCCACTTCATGCTGGTCCTGGAGAAGCAGGAGAAGTACGACGGTCACCAGCAGTTCTTTGCCATTGTGCAGCTGATCGGCACGCGGAAGCAGGCAGAAAACTTTGCCTACCGCCTGGAGCTCAACGGGCACCGGCGACGGCTCACCTGGGAGGCCACGCCCCGCTCCATCCATGAGGGCATCGCCACTGCCATTATGAACAGCGACTGCCTAGTGTTTGACACCTCCATCGCGCAGCTGTTCGCTGAGAACGGAAACCTGGGCATCAACGTCACCATATCCATGTGCTGA